From the genome of Pseudomonas sp. PDM14:
GGCGAGGTTATCGCCACCGCACCAGGTGCCGCGCTGGAAAACATCCGTTTCCGCCACCCGTTCTACGAGCGCTTCTCGCCGGTTTACCTGGCCGAGTACGTCGAAACGGGCGCCGGTACCGGCATCGTGCACTCGGCCCCGGCCTACGGCGAGGACGACTTCCGTTCCTGCAAGCAGTACGGCATGAGCAACGACGACATCCTCAGCCCGGTGCAGAGCAACGGCGTGTACGTCGAGTCGCTGCCCTTCTTCGGTGGCCAGTTCATCTGGAAGGCCAATCCGGCCATCGTCGCCAAGCTCGGTGAAGTGGGTGCGCTGCTCAAGCACGAAGCCATCCAGCACAGCTACATGCACTGCTGGCGCCACAAGACTCCGCTGATCTACCGCGCCACGGCGCAGTGGTTTGTCGGCATGGACAAGCAGCCGAACGTGGGCGACACCTTGCGCGAGCGCGCCCTGGCGGCCATCGAACAAACTCAGTTCGTTCCGGCCTGGGGTCAGGCGCGCCTGCACAGCATGATCGCCGGGCGCCCGGACTGGTGCATCTCGCGTCAGCGCAACTGGGGCGTGCCGATCCCGTTCTTCCTGCACAAGGAAAGCGGCGAGCTGCACCCGCGCACCGTAGAGCTGATGGGCGAAGTGGCTGCGCGCGTGGAAGAGCAGGGCATTGAGGCCTGGTTCAAGCTCGACGCCGCCGAGCTGCTCGGTGACGAGGCTGCTCAGTACGACAAGATCAGCGACACCCTGGACGTGTGGTTCGATTCCGGCACCACCCACTGGCATGTGATGCGCGGCTCGCACCCCATGGGGCACGAGCACGGCCCGCGCGCGGACCTGTATCTGGAAGGCTCCGACCAGCACCGCGGCTGGTTCCACTCGTCCCTGCTGACCGGTAGCGCCATCGATGGCCACGCGCCGTACAAGGCCCTGCTGACCCATGGTTTCGTGGTTGACGAGAACGGCCGCAAGATGTCCAAGTCGCTGGGCAACGTGGTTGCGCCGCAGGAGGTCAACGACAGCCTGGGGGCCGACATCATGCGCTTGTGGGTCGCCTCCACCGACTACTCCGGCGAGATGGCGGTGTCCAAGGTCATCCTGCAGCGTAGCGCCGATGCCTACCGGCGCATCCGCAACACCACGCGCTTCCTGCTCTCGAATCTCAACGGCTTCGATCCAGCCAAGGATCTGCTGCCGGTCGAGCAGATGCTCGATCTGGACCGCTGGGCGCTCGACGCCGCGGCGCGTTTGCAGGGCGAAATCATCGAGGCCTACGATGAGTACCGTTTCTGGAACGTTTACCAGAAGGTGCACAACTTCTGCGTACAGGAGCTGGGCGGCTTCTACCTCGACGTGATCAAGGATCGTCAATACACCACCGCCGCCGACAGCGTGGCGCGCCGCTCCTGCCAGAGCGCGCTGTACCACATCGCCGAAGCGCTGGTGCGCTGGATCGCACCGATCCTGGCCTTCACCGCCGACGAAATCTGGCAGTTCATGCTGGGCGAGCGCAACGAGTCGGTGATGCTCAACACCTGGTATCAGGGGCTCGACCGTCTGCCGGAAGGCTTCGTGCTGGACCGTGCGTACTGGGACCAGGTCATGACCGTCAAGGCCGCCGTGAACAAAGAGCTGGAAAACCTGCGTGCCGCCAAGGCCATTGGTGGCAGCCTGCAGGCCGAGGTCACCCTGTACGGCGTGGATGCGCTGAACGCAGCGCTGCACACCCTGGGTGACGAACTACGCTTCGCCCTGATCACGTCCGGCGCCAAGCTGGCACCGCTGGCCGATGCGCCTGCCGATGCGGTGGACACCGAGGTGGCTGGCCTGAAGCTGAAGATCGTCAAGTCGGTGCATGCAAAGTGCGGGCGCTGCTGGCACCACATTGCCGATGTCGGCAGCCATGCCGCGCATCCCGAGCTGTGTGGTCGTTGCGTGAGCAACATCGAAGGCCCGGGCGAGGTGCGCAAGCATGTCTGATACCTCGCGCTTCGGGCGCCTGGCCTGGCTGTGGCTGGCGCTGGCGGTGTTCATCCTCGATCAGGGCACCAAACAGATCGTGCTACAGGTGCTCGAGTACGGGCATCGCGTCGTGGTCATCGACGGCTATTTCGACTGGACGCACGTCTATAACCGTGGTGCGGCGTTCAGCTTCCTCGCAGGCGAGTCAGGCTGGCAACGCTGGTTCTTTGCAGCCATCGCGTTGGGTGTGAGCGCCGTGCTGGTGGTCTGGCTCAAGCGCCTGAAGGCCGACGAGACCTGGCTGGCGATTGCCCTGGCGATGGTCCTTGGCGGCGCGCTGGGCAACCTGTACGACCGCATGGTCCTCGGCCACGTGGTCGACTTCATCCTGGTGCACTGGCAGAACCTGCACCATTTCCCCGCCTTCAACGTGGCGGACAGCGCCATCACCGTGGGTGCAGTGATGCTGGCGCTGGACATGTTCAAGAGCAAGAAATCCGGAGAGCCTGCCCATGACTGATTCACTCTCTCAAGAGCTACGTATCGGGCCGGACAAGGAAGTGACCCTGCATTTTGCCCTCAAGCTGGAGTCGGGCGACGTGGTCGACAGCACCTTCGACAAGCAGCCGGCTACCTTCAAGGTCGGTGACGGCAACCTGCTGCCGGGCTTCGAGGCGGCGCTGTTTGGCTTCAAGGCGGGCGACAAGCGTGTCGTGCAGGTCGAGCCGGAGAATGCCTTTGGTCAGCCCAATCCGCAGAACGTACAGGTGATGCCGCGCACTCAGTTCCAGGATATGGAACTGTCCGAGGGGTTGCTGGTGATCTTCAACGATGCCGCTAACACCGAGCTGCCGGGCGTAGTAAAAGCCTACGACGAGGCCCAGGTGACTATCGACTTCAACCACCCGCTGGCTGGCAAGACGCTGAGCTTCGAGGTGGAAATCATCGCGGTACGGCCCGTCTAAATCATCTTCCGTCACCTGGAAGAGGCCCGCAGGGGCAGTGAGGTTAAGCAGCATGCACATCAAACTCGCCAACCCCCGCGGCTTCTGCGCCGGTGTCGATCGTGCCATCGAGATCGTCAACCGCGCGCTCGAGGTGTTCGGCCCGCCGATCTACGTGCGTCATGAAGTCGTGCACAACAAGTTCGTGGTCGAGGACCTGCGCGCCCGCGGCGCGATCTTCGTCGAAGAACTGGACCAGGTGCCGGACGACGTCATCGTCATCTTCAGCGCTCACGGTGTGTCCCAGGCTGTGCGCAAGGAGGCCGAAGGCCGTGGCCTGAAGATATTCGACGCAACCTGCCCGCTGGTGACCAAGGTTCACCTGGAAGTTGCCCGTTACAGCCGCGACGGCCGCGAATGCATCCTCATCGGCCATGAGGGTCACCCGGAAGTCGAAGGCACGATGGGCCAGTACGATGGGCGCAATGGCGGGGCCATCTACCTGGTCGAAGACGAAGAAGATGTCGCCAACCTGCAGGTGCGCAATCCCGACTCCTTGGCATTCGTCACCCAGACCACCTTGTCGATGGACGACACCAGCCGCGTGATCGACGCCCTGCGCAGCAAGTTCCCCAGCATCGGCGGGCCGCGCAAGGACGACATCTGCTATGCAACGCAGAATCGCCAGGATGCGGTGAAGACCCTGGCAGCTGAGTGCGATGTGGTGCTGGTGGTGGGTAGCCCCAACAGCTCGAACTCGAATCGGCTGCGTGAGCTGGCGGAGCGAATGGGGACGCCGGCTTACCTGATCGATGGGGCTGAGGATCTGAAGAAAGAGTGGTTTGACGGTATTTCGCGAGTGGGTATTACCGCTGGCGCTTCTGCCCCCGAGGTCCTGGTTCGTGGTGTTGTCGAGTATCTAGAACGATGGGGTGTCTCTGGCTCCATTGAGCTGCATGGGCGTCCAGAAAATGTGACCTTCTCAATGCCTAAAGAGTTAAGAGTTAAGCAAGTAGAATAAGCAGCCCAGCAAAAGCTGGGCTTCTTGTTTGGTTACTATTTCCAGCACTGTTCCACGGTCTTTCCACTGCCAGTTCGGCCCTTAGTGCCGAGAGCGGTAAGGGTTAGATTGCCACATTGCCCATCCCCGATTTCCTGCGCTGCCGTCAGCGTGTAGCCGCCGTCTCCGGCGGCAGTGCTAATGGTCATCTTGTAGTAGCCGTTTTCAGACGCCACTTTTTTGGTGCCGCTGTCTGTATTCCTCAAGGCCAGAAGAGCAATGTCGTTATTGTCAGTAACGTAACGGCTGTTCTGCGCATAAAAGCGCTCTTGGCGAGTGGCGGCTTCAATAAGTAGTGCATGCCCTTCCGAGCGCTTGCTCCTAGTTATGTACTCTAGGTAGTTCGGAGTGGCGATGGCGGCAAGTATGCCGATTATCGCGACAGCTAACATGAGCTCGATGAGAGTGAATCCCGCAATTCGAGTTTTGCCTTTCATTGCAATTCCTCAGGAACAATATGCCAACTTTGGCGGCCGCTGCTATTAGGGTCGTCACCAACCGTTCCAGGGTCACTGGCACCTGCGCTACCATAAACCTTGTTCCCTGGTGCGAGTGTAAACCCTCCGACTGCAGGGAAGCGAACGCCGGAAACAACATCCTTCGAAGTCCCGTAAGTGTCTTTCGAGCTAACGATTTTGTCGTTATTCAGATCTAGTACGTTGTAATCAGTTCTGCCGCCAGTATGGGCGTCTATACCGTAAAGCCATGTGTCGGCACCTGCTTTGCACGGGTCCTGATTTGGCGTCAAACTGCTTGTGAAGAGCGTTCTGCCCCGTGCCGCCATGTTGTTGACCACCATTTCTCCTGTCAGTGTTTGTGCACCAGAAGTATTTTCTACCGCGAGATCAAGGGCCCAACCCCACGTTTTTACGTTTTCGTCCTTGAGCATGTACTCAGGATCAATGGGGCCGCTCGGGTTGGGGGCTGTATACCAGAGAATGCTTTCGCTGCTCAGCAAGCGAATATCACTGACCGCACTTTGCTGTTCATCGCCAATAGTTACACCATTAGCTTGAGTAGTGAATTTCTGCTTCTGCAGTCGGCTGCGCTGGGATGCCAAGAGGCTTGAGGCCGATGTAGTTTGGCGTTTGGTCTTCCTGTCCCATATCCCATACAGCGACATTGAACGACTGGTATCTACGTTGGCATCACTGCTCTCAAAATATTTTCCTGTACCTATCAAGACTAGGTAGCCATATCCAGTTGGGTGGCGAACCAAGGAGGGCTGAATAGTGATAGCCTGTCTTTTTTGCTGGCCCGACTTTGAATCCCTCGCAGTAAAGATAGGTTTATCTCCGTAAGCAATTTTGAAGTCATTTACCGTTGTGGCTGCGACTTCGGGAAGCTTCCGGCTGAACGGGTCAGTAGCAGTGCTTGAGGCGTTAGTGGGCAGTAGGTCAAAGCGCCACAAATTACCCTGCAGGTCTCCGGCATACGCGTAGTCAACAACTCCATCACCGTTATTGTCGGCTCCACGTACGCTGGAAAGGCCGTTTGGTAATGTGACACCAGACTCTACAACCGCAGGCACAGTAAGTTTCTTTAAGAGTGTCCCTTTCTTGATATCAATAACCATAAGCGAAGCTTTGTCACTGGTGCTGTTATAGCCATTTCCCATAAGCACCGCCCACTGCCCCGAATGTAGTCGGGTAATTTCCGGCTGAGCGAATGTGAAACCCAGATCGCTATCGGAGGTCGAATCGAACTCCCATAGTAGTTTTATATTTTCCGGATCTGTGATGTCCAACGCAAACAGGGCTTTCCCACCTGCGCGCAGAGTGCCAATCAGAACAGTGCGCCATCCCTCGTTTGTTGCATCGCCAAAATATATATCACGTACAACAGGCGAGCCATCTACAAAGAAACGATGTTCGCCGCCCTTGTAGTTTTGCCCGGTTAGCCTGTATAGATTTTTTATTACTTCAGTTGGGATGTAGGCAAATTCTTCTTTGCCGCTAGCTGCGTTGAATCCGTGCAGCATGCCGTCGTTGCCACCCACATAAATCATTTCTTTGCGTTTGGATTTATGGTTGGCTTCTCTAAATTTCGAATAGCTTTGATAGCCTGAGCGATTGCCGTCAGGGTTTTCGATGGCGTCCGCCAAATAAGAAAGATAACTGGGTGTTCCTACTACAACCGGACTGGAGTTGATGATGTCGCCTAGTATCGTGCTACGCTTTCTGAATTTGGTCGTATCCGTACCTTCATTGCTTCTATCGCCTCTGATATAAGCGACTCGATTTTGCCCGCGACTATCGGTGGTTCCTGCAATTAAACTCTCGGGGTTCAGGTTGAGAAACGATTGAAAGGTGCTGCCAAGATTGCTCCATGTGAACTCTTTGAATCCAGTGGTGCTGTTGTTTGCATCTTTCATGAAAACTTTTCGGGTGCTGGCGCTTATGCTCTGGTTAGCGGTTTTTGCACTCCACTTGGCTTCTTGGTCCCCGTTACTGCTAATCAAAGTTTTTACGAGCTCACCACTCCAGTCTTCACTGGAAAACTGTGTCGCATATACGTTGCTCTGAATGCTATTGCTATCGGCATCAGAAACAAATGATGCTGAAACTGCAGGTCTTGCTGCAGAAGTGGTTCGGTCAGAAATTCGGTTCAAAATATCTTTAAATGCATTAACCATATCTTCGGGGCTGTCAACGCTAAAAAATTCACCGCGAGAGTTTATGGCTGCATGCCAAAGGTCATATACGTTGTTTGCGCTGCCGCTGCCGGCGGCGGGCCATGCTTTGGCGCCGCTGACCAAGTTATCATAACCCGTGCCGCCAAATGTCCCCTTCAATGGGTCCCATTCAAGACCGGGCTGCACTAGGGAATTCGTAAGGCCAAGCCCCATTACGAAGTTGACCATATGCTGCCAAGTGGCGGGGTTGTTACGGGGGTCCCAGTAGTCACTGTCTGCATTATTGCTCTTGAAGGGATAATAGGGCTGCAGTCCATTGTCTAAGCCAGAATTTAAGTCCGTTGCCCAATAGTGCATGGCGAGATCGGCAAACGTTTGAGTCGTAGAGTCGGAAAACGGTTTGGTGGAGTTTTTGTATGCTGTGTTGTCAGGGAGTGAGAAGTTTACATCGTCAGATCGTAGGGTGTTACTTGGTGCGGTATAGGAGTCGTTCCACATGCCATCTGTCATCACAATGTGATAACTAGGGCGGCAGGAGTAAGTATTGCCAGCGTTGTTGCTTTGGCTCGAATCATTTGGATATTTTTGCCACGCGGTCGCTGATTTAAGAAACTCGCCGGCACGGCGAATGCCCTGGCGCAAATATGTGCTTTGATCGAAAAAAGGATCTTGGAGATATGAGAATAGTTGGCCCTTTTGCGGCGCGTTGTATTCTCTGAATTTGTTGTCCTTGCAGTTGGTGTTGCTCCCATCGAACGATGTGCATTTTCCTAAGCCCTGCCAAGTTATACGGACGGACTGGGGGAGTTCTGCAAAGGCAATTTGTGCAGCGCTCAAAGTGGCCAGCGCTCTATTTCTATAAAAGGAGTACCAGATGGCAAAGTTCTGTCGTTCATCTTTACCTACGGCACTGTCGTCTGTACGGATTTCTCCTGATGTGGTTGAAACAAATACGGGTTTGTAGCAGTTTTCGTCGGCTCTTCTATTGGTGGCGATAGTAGTACAGCTAGGGAGCGCTTCGTCGTAAAGGTAGTAGTATGCTTGTGTTGCGGTCGATCTTAGATCGGTTGTTGATCTGATTGTATATGTTGAGTTTGAGCGGCTGCAGGTTAGTGCGGTAATGGTTGCGGGTGCGCTAACGATGGTGGCTGTGCAGTTTGTGTTGGAAATTCGATTTATTTTAAATTTAATATTGTTGAAAATAATTTCGCTGGAAGATTGGCCGTTAGTGAGCGTTTGGTTTGTTGTGGTGTCTAAATAGAAGTCAGGGGTTGGGTTGTACGCATAGCGACTGGAGGTGTTGCTGAAACCGTACTGAGTCGTAGACTGTAACGTGTCTTTTGGGTTGTATGCCCAAGTTGCGCGATAACCATTATTCAGGTTGAAGGAGCCACGGCCTGGGTTCATACCATTGTGGTACGCGGTGGTGAAGCTGGTACTGAACGGTGTGGTAGAGAGTGCGCCACTTGTTTCGTATTTTGGCGGAATACGGTAG
Proteins encoded in this window:
- the ileS gene encoding isoleucine--tRNA ligase, whose amino-acid sequence is MTDYKATLNLPDTAFPMKAGLPQREPQTLARWDSIGLYQKLRQIGENRPKFVLHDGPPYANGSIHIGHAVNKILKDMITRSKTLSGFDAPYVPGWDCHGLPIEHKVETTFGKNQPSDLTRERCRTYAGQQIEGQKADFIRLGVLGEWDNPYKTMDFANEAGEIRALAEMVKQGFVFKGLKPVNWCFDCGSALAEAEVEYQDKKSDAIDVAFAVEDADKLAAAFGLASLAKPTSIVIWTTTPWTIPANQALNVHPEFIYALVDTGERQLLLAEELVESCLARYGLQGEVIATAPGAALENIRFRHPFYERFSPVYLAEYVETGAGTGIVHSAPAYGEDDFRSCKQYGMSNDDILSPVQSNGVYVESLPFFGGQFIWKANPAIVAKLGEVGALLKHEAIQHSYMHCWRHKTPLIYRATAQWFVGMDKQPNVGDTLRERALAAIEQTQFVPAWGQARLHSMIAGRPDWCISRQRNWGVPIPFFLHKESGELHPRTVELMGEVAARVEEQGIEAWFKLDAAELLGDEAAQYDKISDTLDVWFDSGTTHWHVMRGSHPMGHEHGPRADLYLEGSDQHRGWFHSSLLTGSAIDGHAPYKALLTHGFVVDENGRKMSKSLGNVVAPQEVNDSLGADIMRLWVASTDYSGEMAVSKVILQRSADAYRRIRNTTRFLLSNLNGFDPAKDLLPVEQMLDLDRWALDAAARLQGEIIEAYDEYRFWNVYQKVHNFCVQELGGFYLDVIKDRQYTTAADSVARRSCQSALYHIAEALVRWIAPILAFTADEIWQFMLGERNESVMLNTWYQGLDRLPEGFVLDRAYWDQVMTVKAAVNKELENLRAAKAIGGSLQAEVTLYGVDALNAALHTLGDELRFALITSGAKLAPLADAPADAVDTEVAGLKLKIVKSVHAKCGRCWHHIADVGSHAAHPELCGRCVSNIEGPGEVRKHV
- the lspA gene encoding signal peptidase II, which gives rise to MSDTSRFGRLAWLWLALAVFILDQGTKQIVLQVLEYGHRVVVIDGYFDWTHVYNRGAAFSFLAGESGWQRWFFAAIALGVSAVLVVWLKRLKADETWLAIALAMVLGGALGNLYDRMVLGHVVDFILVHWQNLHHFPAFNVADSAITVGAVMLALDMFKSKKSGEPAHD
- a CDS encoding FKBP-type peptidyl-prolyl cis-trans isomerase, producing the protein MTDSLSQELRIGPDKEVTLHFALKLESGDVVDSTFDKQPATFKVGDGNLLPGFEAALFGFKAGDKRVVQVEPENAFGQPNPQNVQVMPRTQFQDMELSEGLLVIFNDAANTELPGVVKAYDEAQVTIDFNHPLAGKTLSFEVEIIAVRPV
- the ispH gene encoding 4-hydroxy-3-methylbut-2-enyl diphosphate reductase, with product MHIKLANPRGFCAGVDRAIEIVNRALEVFGPPIYVRHEVVHNKFVVEDLRARGAIFVEELDQVPDDVIVIFSAHGVSQAVRKEAEGRGLKIFDATCPLVTKVHLEVARYSRDGRECILIGHEGHPEVEGTMGQYDGRNGGAIYLVEDEEDVANLQVRNPDSLAFVTQTTLSMDDTSRVIDALRSKFPSIGGPRKDDICYATQNRQDAVKTLAAECDVVLVVGSPNSSNSNRLRELAERMGTPAYLIDGAEDLKKEWFDGISRVGITAGASAPEVLVRGVVEYLERWGVSGSIELHGRPENVTFSMPKELRVKQVE
- a CDS encoding type IV pilin protein, which produces MKGKTRIAGFTLIELMLAVAIIGILAAIATPNYLEYITRSKRSEGHALLIEAATRQERFYAQNSRYVTDNNDIALLALRNTDSGTKKVASENGYYKMTISTAAGDGGYTLTAAQEIGDGQCGNLTLTALGTKGRTGSGKTVEQCWK
- a CDS encoding pilus assembly protein translates to MKLSNSLEKSLASAVLFGIYFGASLPANAAVLNISQTPLILSETVAPNLILTLDDSGSMVWAFVPDSIDNLHSTRRAKAAYFNPMSYNPAITYRIPPKYETSGALSTTPFSTSFTTAYHNGMNPGRGSFNLNNGYRATWAYNPKDTLQSTTQYGFSNTSSRYAYNPTPDFYLDTTTNQTLTNGQSSSEIIFNNIKFKINRISNTNCTATIVSAPATITALTCSRSNSTYTIRSTTDLRSTATQAYYYLYDEALPSCTTIATNRRADENCYKPVFVSTTSGEIRTDDSAVGKDERQNFAIWYSFYRNRALATLSAAQIAFAELPQSVRITWQGLGKCTSFDGSNTNCKDNKFREYNAPQKGQLFSYLQDPFFDQSTYLRQGIRRAGEFLKSATAWQKYPNDSSQSNNAGNTYSCRPSYHIVMTDGMWNDSYTAPSNTLRSDDVNFSLPDNTAYKNSTKPFSDSTTQTFADLAMHYWATDLNSGLDNGLQPYYPFKSNNADSDYWDPRNNPATWQHMVNFVMGLGLTNSLVQPGLEWDPLKGTFGGTGYDNLVSGAKAWPAAGSGSANNVYDLWHAAINSRGEFFSVDSPEDMVNAFKDILNRISDRTTSAARPAVSASFVSDADSNSIQSNVYATQFSSEDWSGELVKTLISSNGDQEAKWSAKTANQSISASTRKVFMKDANNSTTGFKEFTWSNLGSTFQSFLNLNPESLIAGTTDSRGQNRVAYIRGDRSNEGTDTTKFRKRSTILGDIINSSPVVVGTPSYLSYLADAIENPDGNRSGYQSYSKFREANHKSKRKEMIYVGGNDGMLHGFNAASGKEEFAYIPTEVIKNLYRLTGQNYKGGEHRFFVDGSPVVRDIYFGDATNEGWRTVLIGTLRAGGKALFALDITDPENIKLLWEFDSTSDSDLGFTFAQPEITRLHSGQWAVLMGNGYNSTSDKASLMVIDIKKGTLLKKLTVPAVVESGVTLPNGLSSVRGADNNGDGVVDYAYAGDLQGNLWRFDLLPTNASSTATDPFSRKLPEVAATTVNDFKIAYGDKPIFTARDSKSGQQKRQAITIQPSLVRHPTGYGYLVLIGTGKYFESSDANVDTSRSMSLYGIWDRKTKRQTTSASSLLASQRSRLQKQKFTTQANGVTIGDEQQSAVSDIRLLSSESILWYTAPNPSGPIDPEYMLKDENVKTWGWALDLAVENTSGAQTLTGEMVVNNMAARGRTLFTSSLTPNQDPCKAGADTWLYGIDAHTGGRTDYNVLDLNNDKIVSSKDTYGTSKDVVSGVRFPAVGGFTLAPGNKVYGSAGASDPGTVGDDPNSSGRQSWHIVPEELQ